CGATTTGCAGCAGTTTCAGTCATGTTTTAATACACAAATGGAAGCACAAGCAGTTTCTTAACAAGCTTAAAGAAGATCATGTGGTCCTACAACAGAAGGCACCTTCATAATGTGTCTATGCCAATATTGAACAAGCCATGTTCAttcttctgcactgtaaaaactaaaataatatgcTAATATGACATGATTCCTGACCAGACAGTTTGATGTGCAGTGTAGTGTATTCTGAATGTGTATTTCAAAATGTGTATTCTTgactaattatttaatttatattacataCTAAATCACACTGGCCtctaaaatgcttaaaaaactTAAAGTATCAAAAAAAATCACCTCCCCTTGAACATTTATAAGATTTGTTAAtccatttaaacataaaaaattacacATTCTATTATTCAAAGCCCAGagagtatgttttgtttttaaaagatgtctactagatgtctaatagacgtctaaacatagtcgtcttggctaaaacaatgctaaatttgtcagtgaaaatctagtagatgtctaagaataggccaaaactagactagtcatcaaataaacaaaaatgaatgactacacatttaaagtctgtctatttgatgactagtctagttttgggccattcttagatgtctattagattttcagtgacagcccaagtttagccttctTTTAgtcaagctgtctacgtttagatgtctattagacgtctattaaacacaaaatcttGTGCTGGGTGGTTTattcttattaattttttttttcttcatgttttttGACAAATGCATTCAGCTGATATTAAATTGATCAAGAGTGACAGTACTGATATTTGCATCGTCAAAAAATATTCCTGTTTTCAACAATGATAATGCTTATTGCATGCTTATCTAGAGCAAATCACCATATTAGACTGATttttaaaggatcatgtgacactgaatgaTGATTAAGTaaagagtaatgatgctgaatatTAGGCTTTACTATCCtaggaatattattattaaggttaTTATTAGTAAGTTAAAATTGAAAGGTTTTAATCTTtcgtatatattatttatatgaaGCTTGTCACTTATATAAATACAATGCTGAATGTtactattttacgttttattttaattaattaaatgcaacTTTGGTGAtcataaaatactttaaaatatttaaataatcgtATTGAACCCAAACTTTTgatcaaaaatgtatttgttcacAATCTCTTGTAGGTAAactatttataaatgtctttcGGTGAGGCATtaaatacagaaaaaacaaatatatacttttaaaaatatattttatcatataataactctatttttgattaataaaaatatataaataaaaaagtaaaacccCTTAAATGGATGTCCACATTACTGATTCTTTTCCCATGAAGCCTCTTTCTGAAGAAGGCTGTTTTTTGGGAAACAGTCAGTTTATTAGATGTGGGACGTCCCAGACTAATTTCATGTCTTGGCCCCTTTAGCTCAGTCTCAGTTTGAAATGATTGTGCACTAAACGGTTTTAGCATTAGACAGTGGAGATTTGATGAGGGAGCATCGTTGTCTTGTTTTCTCAGCATGTGAACAGTCTTTTAAACGCTGTGTCTCCGGTTATGAATCATGGCCACAATGTGTGTGAGGTCTAAACTCTTCATCATCACCTCCATAAACTCTTCATCACTGCGAGCTCCTGCTACAAACTCATCCAGCGAGAGCTCCCCTGTTAAATAGATACATTCAATCACAAGCTGAACCATGAAAAAAAGCAATTAGTCTCAAAGCAAGAAATTGCAGGCAAACTTTTTCAgtctaatggaaaaaaaaacattcaaaatacacttttttttttcagattaggAATGCTTTAtaatagttaatgtatttaattttttgagtgaactatgaaAATCTGTTTAAAATTCCTCACCATCTCCATTGATGTCGATCCTTTCAAACACTCGGTTTGTGAACTCTTCAGCGCTCGATTCCTGAGTCTCGCATCCATTAATGGCACGAATGGCCTAACATCAGACAAagcataaatgcaaaataaaacctTCTTACATGTTCTTCTTATAGCTATCTAGTGAACATTTAGGTGTATAATCTTTCTTACCTTTATGATGTTCAGCAGCTCATATCTGTCTATGCATCCATTCCCATCAACATCATAGAGTCTGAAATACCAGCGTAGTTTGTGCTCCATTTTTCCTCTCATTACTAGACTGAGAGCAGCCACATACTCCATGAAGTCGATATAGCCGTCCTGCGAAAGacattaatgcattaactaagaaACATCGTGCAGTATTGACACTtgtaactacactcaaaaaagatgataataaattagttagttgtgtttaagtaaaatattttgtatttattctgtataattaaaagttttttcCATAAATTACCATAATAGTGCCCTGTTTTTGTTTGCTATATTCTGACTGGTTTTTATTTCTTAATGTATTCAAGTGAAGGTAAAATTATCAGCCTTTCTGTGAAATTCTAATTATTTAGAATTAATGTTTAACATAgcgaaaaaaatgtattcaaattatttgttatcatatttttttttctggagaatttttcttattttaaagtcCCCTTTTAGTCaatattagcttttttatttatttatttgggtacatacaaaccactgttgtccaatgacttgccgaATTAACCTAACTTtgctagttaggcctttaaatgacacttcaagctaaatactagtaCCTGGAAAAACAAATCTAGAAAGATATTTTGCAGTGTCCTAATGACTAAAGGCTAGTTATTAGAAAATAGTTATCAAAACTACTATGTTCAAAAATATTGAACatctctgttaaataaaatagtttaaaaaaagataaaaatttcacaggaggattAATCATTTTGCCTTTTAACTTTGTATATATAGGCCtaaaaattgtttttgaaatgATCGTTCATTTATGTTTAGTTTAATCTTGCATATGTTTAATGTAATCAGAGAAGTATTATTGCTTTAATTTTatcttgtcatttcattttaaatacaccTGGAGGCCCGTGTGGTGTATTTAtcatcaataaaaatatatatttttaaatttactatTGCTTGGTCCTCAAATTTTAGCCATGTTCTTACTAGTAACTTAATTTCTGAATAATGTAACACTCTTAAATTACGCTGTGTTATACATCTGATCTAGTCAGTTTTCTTGCCGTTATAGAACCTTTATTGAATGATATCATGACATTTAATCTATTTACCCATTCAGCATCCGCATCTAGAACTTTCTGTTTTATAATATAAGCTGTAATATTGAGCGTATGTTTCCACACTAGTCTATAATGTGTCCTAAAGCAGCTGTGTGGCTTTTGTTCTCATATTTAGATGGAGGTTATGGTGAGAGTGATGATTAGGATGATGAGGGTGCCCTCTGGAGGATTAATGCCCCATTCCAGGTCTGCGTCTGAGAGACGGACAGAGCCGTTGGTCACAGACATAATCCTCAGGTCAACACGCTTTCCTCCAAATGTCACCTGTCTTTGTGCCACACAGACCCAGACGGTCTAGACCAGACCAGGCTTTGAGAAAAGGTCATGGCAAGGTGTGTGGTGAGGCTTGCTTATGTGTGCATGTCTGAATAGTCATACTCTATATAGAGATTATCATACTCTATATTTAGATTGCATATAGATTATCAGATGCcaacagcaacaaaaacaaaacaaatgtcagACGAACAGATGGTTTAATTTGATGTAATTGAAAATCAGGGATATTCCACCAAATTTTAATTTCCCAACTCTACCTAGTTAAAACATTGGGATTTTGTTCATTGtaaaaatgatatgacaaaaagacatgacaacatatgtttttgtgttactttaacttattttaaagagttaatcaggtttcaaataTTTTTACTCAGTTTCATTTAACTGTaggttgagatgactagaaaagttagcaataaatatttttaataataataaaaatattcataatattaacagtaataattaatattagagtgatttctgaaggatcatgtgactctgaaggctggagtaataaagctgaaaattcatcattaaaatcactggaataaatgattcaattaaattataaattattaattcaaactacttttgaacagttattttatagtgcaataacacttcacaattttaatatttgtactgtatttttgattaaataaattcagccttggtgagcaggagaagcttattttaaaacattttaaaatcctgctgacccccaaacttttgaccggtagtgttttttttttttttgaaaaagtgaTTAAAATCATTTTTCTCTGTTGTCATTACCAAGTGGTTGATGATAACATTTTTGATTTACCCAATGCTTGATTAATTTccctataattattatttttttcactcCGCATGGAGTTTGATGAGGCATATTAAATTAATCACACTCATTATATCCCGTAATTAAGCTGAGCGTGTTTGAAATGCATGCTGGGAATCTTGTGTCATATTCTCATATCAAGATGTGAGCAGCAAGTTTTTGTGCTGAAAATCCCATCGGGACTCCATTCTAAACATTTGTATAAGTAAAGCGGCTGTTGCTGCACGTGAATGGGATCGCTTTCTGTAATACAGCCTTGTTCAACAATCTGTAAATCTTAATCTCATAGATAAGCTCATTGTTCAAGGTATTAATATGAGTCACTGTAAATAAAGGCTGACATGAAGTGCCAAATATAGCGCTATAAACACAGAGCCAGACAACACAGTGAGAATGATCCGAGCTTTGCTGTCATCTGACTCGACAAATGATCAACTCACGTGTGCTGACTTGAGGACTTGGAGATGGTGATTAACAGATATGGTTTATCATTACATACAGTACGATACATACagactgggtcatttggcatttctgtgtggagtttgcatgttctgcacatgggtttcctccgggtgctctagtttcccctacagttcaaagacgtgctataagtgaattgaataaactaaattggcagctgtgtgtgttcaattcaactttatttgtatagcgcttttacaatgtagattgtgtgaaagcagcttcacataaaaggtcatagtaaattggaaattgtgtgtgtgtgtgtgtgtgtgtgtgtgtgtgtttcccagtactgagttgcagctggaagggcatccgctgtgtaaaacatatgctggatatgtttgtggttcattctgctgtggcgacccctgatgaataaagggactaagccgtaggaaaatgaatgaaacgtACAGCTAGGGGAAAAAACTCTATGGAGACCACTTTTTTATATGATAACTGTTGATGATTATTGTATGCAAAAACAAAACGTTTTTAAAGGTGCCATGTTTGGGTTCATTTTAGTCAACACGAaatcaatgtttaacttaattattgtttaacttagcataattattaaccctcctgtgcattttctatttatccattcattcattttcttttttagcttagtccctttattaatcaggggtcgccacagtggaatgaaccgccaacttatccagcatatgttttacacagcggatgcccttccagcggcaacccaacactgggaaacaaccatacactcttgcattcacacacatacaccatgatCAATTTAACTtatgcaattcacctatagcgcatgtctttggactatggaggaaacccactccaacaggggagaacatgcaaactccacacagaaatgccagctgtacactcgaaccagcgaccttcttgctgtgaggcgatagtgctacccactgcaccaccgtgatgcctcTGTTTATCCATTTTCAACTATTTAACAAGTGCTGTTCAAcaggattttttcaacacatttttaaacaatagtttgaaAAACTAATTTCCTTTGgaaatattcagcttaaagtgcaattctgAGGCTTGACTGGGTTAATTAGATGAACTAGTAAAGTTAGGTTAATTGGGAaagtcattgaacaacagtggtttgttctgtagcaaattgaaaatatgaataaatagaaAATACAGCAGAaatatctttgctctgttgaaaATCAGGAAATATTGGAAACAGAATACAATTTTCACAGAGAGGCTAATAATGttgccttcaactgtaaatcaatctgacatgaataaaaaaaacagcttcaaGTCTGATGTAATAGAAAGCAATAATACTCAAAACGTTCATATTACACTaagagttttaattaaaaaatgaaagttcaaacactgtagCTGTGTTGAAACTCTTAAAACCACCATCTCCAAGCACATCCCATCCTTCACTCACCTTGTTCATGTCAAAGGTGCGAAACATCTGCTCGATGTAGGCATTGGCTTCTGGATCCAGACCCCTGAGCCCGAAGAACTGTTTAAACTCATGCAGCGTGAGTTGACCAGATGGACACTCAGTCATGAACTTCTTATACCACAGATGCATCTCCACCGCCTGCAGGTCGTCCACGGTGCTGCCCGTTGAATTGCCCATAATTTTGGAGATCTGAAGTTCAGGAAGTCCAACTGGTCTGCTGTGCAGGCGAGAGATTCGCTTCTCACAGACACTCCACACTGGGACCTGAGAGAGACGTGGGACCCTCAGGGGGTTTTTGTACCAAGCTGGGATCAGACACGCCCCTGCCAGCTTCATCTTATTGATATTAACGCCCACTAATCCAGCTCACTGTGAATGTGAGGCTTAAGGATGACCATGCCATTGGTAATTGCATGTGAGATTTGGGACAATGCTGACAGACATTCCCATGTGATGGCCCATGAACAGATACAACTGCGTTCATCAGCATTTCCTCACAAGTGACCAAAAGACAATCCATTTCCAAGTTTATTTTGATAGTTATATGTTAGTAAGTGCAGCCATCATCATATGCATCATACAGTAAATCCACGTTaacaagttttatatatatatatatatatatatatatatatatatatatatatatatatatacatgcatatcaCAGCCTTTACAATAATCACTTTTAGATATTCGCAttcttactaatgattacagatgcaTTTGTGAAGATAAAGTAAAATGAAGTATATAGAGATAGTACAATGAatcttaaatgaaacaaaactttttttcatcAGTTTGTTGGCATTTCATTGTCATCTTAAGACACAGCACTTCCATTACATTGTTCAGTAAATAATCAACAGTATTAATAGTTCAACAATTCAAAATCATACATGACTgcaatttattttacagtacttaaCACGTACTTCAGAAAGTACTGCTTATATATACGGTTACTGTATGGGTTAAGTCTAGGTTTAGGGGTATCACTGTAAAAAGAGATTAGTTACTTGAATAAAAGTTAACAAAGTtaaaacctgttgccttaaaagcggCAAGACTTgcctttactttaaaaagttagtAAGTAACTcgctgtaacttggaactgttgacttatttttcataattatgcacagttcatttacttaattttaaggcaGTGGGTTTACTCCccttttaagtagtcaactaatcaccttaaaagcaatgagtttactcactttttttaaagtcaactaatcactttttacaatgtacctACCTAGTTATTAGCTAATTTATGTACGAGCATTTAAGTACATAGTATAAAAGTTCATATCAGGACTGTTAAATAAAGTGCTACCTCGTAGTTTTTCAActctacactatctgacaaaagtctagtcgcctatccaagttttaggaacaaccacTAATAACttggatcatttggtatcagtagTGGCTTATGCtaatgcctctagattacacttattttaccaaaataaattttgattatgccttgatttttaattaggacagtaaggtcggacgtaacttagacaaaagtcttgtcacttaacagaaataatgtatagaatataaagtcatggtgcattggaaaaagaattaatattgtgaatgactcccatgagcttggacgactgcatccaaacatctctgcaatgactcaaataacgtattaataaagtcatctggaatggcaaagaaagcgttcttgtaggacttccagagttcatcaagattctttggatttcatcttaccccagagattctcaataatgttcatgtctggtgactgggctggccaatcctgaaagatacctactttgctttcaggaaatttaatgtgaaggctgaagtatgagaaggagcactatcccgctgaagaatttgccctcccctgtagtttgtaatgtaatgggcagcacatgtgtcttgatatctcaggctgttgatgttgccattcactcagcagatctctcgcacgcccccatactaaatgttacccccaaaccatgatttttccttcaccaaacttgactgatttctatgagaatcttgggtcttccaataggtcttctgcagtttttgtgttgATTTAGATGCAGTAgatagatgattcattggaaaaatctaccgtctgccacttttcctaaagaatcaactagaagtcaagttattatttgttgctctaacaaatgggattgacgacaagacttttgtcaggtagtgtaaaacaGTAACACTCTTTTGAAATGAATACTAAATGAACAAAGTTTGGGATCTCACAAGAAATTAagcatttaaaacatttcaaagatCCAAAATACAGTAGCTATgatcaaacagtcagtcaacataCAGGTTTCAACTTAAAAGAATTACACATTTTACCTTGATTCAGCTGTTATATTTAAGGCAGCAACACTACACTTTCTACAGTGTGTGCATTCA
This region of Danio aesculapii chromosome 4, fDanAes4.1, whole genome shotgun sequence genomic DNA includes:
- the guca1a gene encoding guanylyl cyclase-activating protein 1 yields the protein MKLAGACLIPAWYKNPLRVPRLSQVPVWSVCEKRISRLHSRPVGLPELQISKIMGNSTGSTVDDLQAVEMHLWYKKFMTECPSGQLTLHEFKQFFGLRGLDPEANAYIEQMFRTFDMNKDGYIDFMEYVAALSLVMRGKMEHKLRWYFRLYDVDGNGCIDRYELLNIIKAIRAINGCETQESSAEEFTNRVFERIDINGDGELSLDEFVAGARSDEEFMEVMMKSLDLTHIVAMIHNRRHSV